One Idiomarina loihiensis L2TR genomic window carries:
- the lrp gene encoding leucine-responsive transcriptional regulator Lrp: MMFNAEQPAEVTIDKTDRKILRLLQDDGRMSNVELARRVGLSQTACLERVRKLEREQVIESYHARINPAKLGANLMVFVEITLTRTSADAFAEFSEAARKTDEILECHLVAGDFDFLIKARVPDMRAYRKLLGETLLMMPGVDESRTYVVMEEVKQENKVLVKG; encoded by the coding sequence ATTATGTTTAACGCCGAACAACCAGCAGAAGTCACTATTGATAAAACCGACAGGAAGATCCTGCGGCTTTTGCAGGATGATGGACGCATGTCGAATGTTGAACTGGCAAGGCGTGTAGGGCTTAGCCAGACTGCTTGCCTGGAGCGTGTGCGTAAGCTTGAGCGGGAACAAGTAATTGAAAGTTATCATGCCCGGATTAATCCTGCTAAGTTAGGTGCAAACCTGATGGTTTTCGTTGAAATTACCTTAACCCGAACCTCAGCCGACGCTTTTGCCGAATTTAGCGAGGCTGCACGTAAAACGGATGAAATTCTTGAATGCCATTTGGTGGCGGGTGACTTCGACTTCCTGATAAAAGCACGGGTGCCGGATATGCGTGCTTACCGCAAATTATTGGGTGAAACCCTGTTAATGATGCCGGGGGTTGATGAATCAAGAACCTATGTGGTTATGGAAGAGGTCAAACAAGAAAATAAAGTATTAGTAAAGGGGTAA
- the ald gene encoding alanine dehydrogenase translates to MLIGVPKEIKNHEYRIGLTPAAVREYVENGHDVIIENNGGAAIGFTNEQYMEAGATIIDTPEEIFQRADMIVKVKEPQPNECKMLREGQILYTFLHLAPDPTQTELLGKAGCTAIAYETVTDTRNGLPLLAPMSEVAGRMSIQAGAHYLEKAHGGSGTLLGGVPGVAPGKVLIIGGGVVGTNAAKMAIGLGAEVTILDRSLPRLRELDDIFAGRVQTVYSTVDAIDKYSREADLVVGAVLIPGAAAPKLLTRENISNMKPGSVLVDVAIDQGGCFETSKATTHQDPVYIIDDVVHYCVANMPGGVARTSTIALNNATLPYGIALANKGVQAMLENEHLLRGLNMHKGKITYKAIHDDLGQQLGLDYQDPREALQA, encoded by the coding sequence ATGTTAATTGGTGTACCAAAAGAGATTAAAAACCACGAATACCGTATCGGCTTAACTCCAGCAGCCGTGCGTGAATATGTGGAAAACGGCCATGACGTCATCATTGAAAATAACGGTGGTGCAGCAATAGGCTTCACAAACGAGCAATATATGGAAGCCGGTGCAACTATTATTGATACACCAGAAGAGATTTTTCAGCGCGCCGACATGATTGTTAAAGTAAAAGAGCCTCAGCCAAACGAATGCAAAATGCTTCGCGAAGGCCAAATTCTTTATACTTTCCTTCATTTAGCACCAGACCCAACTCAAACTGAGTTACTGGGTAAAGCGGGTTGTACTGCTATTGCTTACGAAACGGTCACTGATACTCGTAACGGTTTGCCTCTTTTAGCTCCTATGAGTGAAGTTGCCGGGCGTATGTCAATTCAGGCAGGCGCTCACTATTTAGAAAAGGCCCATGGTGGCAGCGGCACCTTATTAGGTGGTGTTCCTGGCGTAGCACCGGGTAAAGTACTTATCATTGGCGGCGGTGTTGTTGGTACTAACGCTGCGAAAATGGCTATTGGCCTGGGTGCTGAAGTCACTATTTTAGATCGTTCTCTGCCTCGCTTACGTGAACTGGACGATATTTTTGCCGGCCGTGTACAAACTGTTTACTCAACCGTTGATGCTATCGATAAATACTCTCGTGAAGCTGACTTAGTGGTGGGTGCGGTTCTTATTCCGGGCGCCGCTGCACCGAAACTGCTGACTCGTGAAAACATCAGCAATATGAAGCCGGGCTCAGTACTAGTAGACGTTGCAATTGATCAGGGCGGCTGCTTTGAAACATCAAAAGCAACCACACATCAGGACCCTGTTTACATTATTGACGACGTTGTTCACTACTGTGTGGCAAACATGCCGGGCGGTGTTGCACGTACCTCTACTATTGCACTGAACAATGCAACCTTGCCTTATGGTATTGCGCTGGCAAACAAAGGCGTGCAAGCCATGCTCGAAAACGAGCACCTGTTACGCGGCCTGAACATGCATAAAGGTAAAATTACCTACAAAGCCATTCACGATGATCTTGGTCAGCAGTTAGGTCTGGATTACCAGGACCCTCGCGAAGCGCTTCAGGCGTAA
- the trxB gene encoding thioredoxin-disulfide reductase: MAEAKHCKLLILGSGPAGYTAAVYAARANLNPVMVTGMQQGGQLTTTTDVENWPGDAEGLTGPDLMVRMQKHAERFDTEIVFDHISSVDFSKRPFQLKGDVGEYTADSVIISTGASAKYLGLDSEEAFMGKGVSACATCDGFFYKKQKVCVVGGGNTAVEEALYLSNIASEVHVIHRRDTFRAEKILVDRLHEKEQNGNVTFHLNKTLDEVLGDDAGVTGVRIKDTQDGSTEELEVAGCFIAIGHQPNTGIFDGELEMQDGYIQVQSGLQGNATATSVPGVFAAGDVMDHIYRQAITSAGTGCMAALDAERYLDALTKS, translated from the coding sequence ATGGCTGAAGCCAAACACTGCAAGTTACTTATTCTGGGATCAGGTCCTGCTGGCTATACAGCTGCAGTCTATGCTGCACGTGCTAATTTAAACCCGGTTATGGTAACGGGTATGCAACAAGGTGGTCAGTTAACCACCACAACCGACGTTGAGAACTGGCCGGGCGACGCCGAAGGGTTAACCGGACCCGACCTTATGGTCCGCATGCAAAAGCACGCTGAGCGCTTTGATACCGAAATTGTGTTCGACCATATTAGCAGCGTCGACTTTTCCAAGCGCCCTTTTCAGTTAAAAGGTGACGTTGGTGAGTACACCGCAGACTCAGTCATTATCAGCACTGGCGCCTCAGCTAAATACTTAGGCTTAGACTCAGAAGAAGCCTTTATGGGTAAAGGCGTTTCAGCTTGCGCAACATGTGACGGCTTTTTCTACAAAAAGCAAAAGGTCTGCGTTGTCGGCGGCGGTAATACTGCGGTTGAAGAAGCGTTGTACCTTTCAAACATTGCCAGCGAAGTGCATGTTATCCACCGTCGTGACACTTTCCGGGCGGAGAAAATTCTGGTCGACCGTCTGCATGAAAAAGAGCAGAACGGTAATGTCACTTTCCATCTGAACAAAACCTTAGATGAAGTGCTGGGTGACGATGCTGGTGTTACTGGCGTGCGTATTAAAGATACGCAAGACGGTAGTACCGAAGAGCTGGAAGTTGCGGGCTGCTTTATTGCCATCGGCCACCAGCCTAATACCGGTATTTTTGACGGTGAACTGGAAATGCAGGACGGTTACATTCAGGTGCAGAGCGGGCTTCAGGGCAATGCGACTGCAACCAGTGTACCGGGCGTTTTTGCAGCCGGTGACGTAATGGATCATATTTACCGTCAGGCAATTACCTCTGCCGGTACTGGCTGTATGGCCGCGTTAGATGCCGAGCGTTACTTAGACGCACTGACTAAGTCTTAA
- the aat gene encoding leucyl/phenylalanyl-tRNA--protein transferase, whose translation MIVQLDPASISFPPAATALHEPNGLLAVGGDLSPGRLIHAYQQGIFPWFSESDPILWWSPNPRAVFFPDQIHTSRSLAKTNRKPNWQMSINCNFAEVVRACADERADKEGTWITEEMIEAYCKLHQLGYAHSVEIWFDNELAGGLYGISVGRAFCGESMFHYKTDASKIALLRFAQYFKKHGGQLIDCQVGNPHLFSLGAVNLHRERFLMKLNIAQQKKMPDTFWQARELPLPGEL comes from the coding sequence GTGATTGTTCAGCTTGATCCGGCATCAATCAGTTTTCCACCCGCAGCGACCGCTTTGCATGAGCCCAATGGGCTACTCGCTGTCGGTGGAGATTTATCGCCGGGCCGGCTGATACACGCCTATCAGCAGGGAATATTTCCCTGGTTCTCAGAAAGTGACCCAATTCTGTGGTGGTCCCCTAACCCCAGAGCTGTATTTTTCCCCGACCAAATCCATACCAGCCGCTCTTTAGCTAAAACCAATCGTAAGCCAAACTGGCAAATGAGCATTAATTGTAACTTTGCTGAAGTTGTTCGTGCCTGCGCAGACGAACGCGCCGACAAAGAAGGTACCTGGATAACGGAAGAGATGATTGAAGCTTATTGCAAGCTTCATCAGTTAGGTTACGCCCATTCGGTCGAAATTTGGTTCGACAATGAACTTGCAGGCGGTTTGTATGGCATTTCAGTAGGCCGTGCTTTTTGCGGGGAAAGTATGTTTCACTACAAAACCGACGCGTCAAAAATAGCCTTGTTACGTTTCGCTCAATATTTTAAAAAGCATGGCGGCCAGCTAATTGATTGTCAGGTGGGTAATCCGCATTTATTTTCATTAGGTGCTGTTAACCTGCATCGGGAACGTTTTTTAATGAAGCTCAATATTGCGCAACAAAAAAAGATGCCAGATACTTTTTGGCAAGCTCGTGAGCTTCCTCTACCTGGAGAACTCTAG
- a CDS encoding arginyltransferase, which produces MQFGVTKESQCHYLTDQEERLVVALPNDLENLNADAYQQLMQYGFRRSHNDVYRPHCRLCSACQSLRVVVPEFRFSKNQKRILKKNDDLTLQIKQQPEAEYSQLFSQFIEQRHADGEMYPPDPDKFWKWIDCDWLTPELLEWRNASNELMIVSVVDRTVDAMSAVYTFFHPDEEKRSPGTFAVLEMIRLAQEREVARLYLGYQIDDCKKMNYKTRFAPYERLVGNHWKKELKSHTLKAQNKD; this is translated from the coding sequence GTGCAATTTGGCGTGACGAAAGAGAGCCAGTGTCACTATTTAACCGACCAGGAAGAGCGACTTGTTGTTGCCCTGCCTAATGATCTTGAAAACCTTAATGCAGACGCGTATCAACAACTCATGCAATACGGCTTCCGGCGCAGCCATAATGACGTTTACCGTCCGCACTGCCGGCTCTGCAGTGCTTGTCAGTCGCTCCGTGTGGTCGTGCCAGAGTTTCGCTTTAGTAAAAACCAAAAACGAATTCTAAAAAAGAATGACGACTTAACGCTGCAGATTAAACAGCAGCCGGAAGCTGAATACAGTCAATTGTTTTCGCAGTTTATTGAACAACGACACGCGGATGGGGAAATGTACCCACCCGACCCGGACAAATTCTGGAAGTGGATAGATTGCGACTGGTTAACTCCCGAATTATTAGAGTGGCGCAATGCCAGCAATGAGTTAATGATAGTTTCGGTAGTTGATCGCACTGTTGACGCAATGTCCGCGGTCTATACCTTTTTTCATCCCGATGAGGAAAAGCGTTCGCCTGGTACCTTCGCTGTATTAGAAATGATTCGATTGGCTCAGGAACGAGAAGTTGCCAGACTCTATTTGGGTTACCAAATTGATGACTGTAAAAAGATGAATTATAAAACTCGATTTGCCCCATATGAACGACTGGTTGGCAATCATTGGAAAAAAGAGCTAAAATCGCACACACTTAAAGCTCAAAACAAAGATTAG
- the infA gene encoding translation initiation factor IF-1: MAKEDSIEMQGTVLDTLPNTMFRVELENGHVVTAHISGKMRKHYIRILTGDTVTVQLTPYDLTKGRIVFRAR; encoded by the coding sequence ATGGCGAAAGAAGACAGTATTGAGATGCAGGGAACGGTTCTAGACACCCTTCCTAACACTATGTTCCGAGTAGAATTGGAAAATGGTCACGTAGTTACTGCCCATATCTCAGGAAAAATGCGTAAGCACTATATCCGCATCCTGACCGGCGATACCGTGACTGTGCAGTTAACTCCTTACGACCTGACCAAAGGCCGCATCGTCTTCCGCGCACGTTAA